TTgagttaaaaagaaaaaaaaattttgtatggaTTGTTTTCAACACACAGATTGTCTACAATGATTCCATAAATtaaactcaatattttttatggtgCGAGTCTGTTAattacattgaaaaaataaaattactagttattttaatgaaaagtcattttttttatttatcgctTTATAAAACGGAAATAAATCATtctagagaaataaaaaaaaaaaaaaaatgtgtgatGAAGCTAATTGAATATTCCTTCAGTTAAATACATCAGAaccgaataaatttattttattctcatGCATATCGATTATCAAAAATAGGTCAAatttatcttcaaatttttttcaatcttaattcttaaaaataacagaaaaattatttctagtatttattttcattcgagaTTCAACAAGTACACATTTTTGGCTTtaatgattatatatttatttataatgatttaTATGACTATTTTGCATGGAATTATCAATTGCCtttgtgaaaaaatatatacccgAACGGAATTGAATATCTACgacgtatatttttatttacgtcGCATTTATTCGGTTTCGCTCGGATATATTCTTTTCGTGTACGCATATTAAATGAACCAAAAATCTTGGAGAATTCTGAGACACATTCGagtttgaaacaaaaatttttttactgaattaaGGAAAAAAGATTTATACAATATCCGACAAATTTAAACAATAGATTTTTAAACCTAATTCCGACTCAGCTATCAAATATAATCTGAGCGCTCATCTCGTTCGTGATGGACATATATAtggattaaaatttcaaagaacaatagtttttttgataaatataataacgTATTTCGGTTCAACGAACATtaaactatatttaaaaattatttttataacaattataagCTTAtactattgtttatttatgttattagAGTAATATACACGGTGATAAGAGTCATAGTGTCTTagttaaatatcaatttatttcttatcttTAGATCTTACAGAGAATACGAgtccttttaaattttcctgaAACTTTTTGacgaaagaaaaaaaggatttcaacattaaattttgatgcttttatttaataaactttaaataaatatgaggtTTGAAGACTGTTGTGTAAAATTTATCGACATGACTTTGGTGAGAAGTGTGGCAGTCTTTCTCCATGGTCCGCGCAAAAGTGTCGGATCAATGTCTCCGAGCGGCAGCGCCACTAAATTCAAACGTCAGTTGATTCAAACTAATCGTTcgttttctaaaaaaagtaatacgCGTTTATTTTGTTACGATGACTGAAACATCTGTGTCTCCAGCTCCGGTTGAGGAGAAGACTGTTGCCAAGGTCGATTCTCCTAAAAAGGCAGCACCGAAGGCAAGAAAACCATCTGCCAAACCAACTCATCCGAGCACTGCTGATATGGTAAAAACAGCCATAAAAACTCTTGGTGAACGTGGGGGATCATCTCTTCAGGCTATCAAGAAGTACATCGCTGCgacctacacggaaaaaacagaatattaaaaattaataaataatagtaaaaagtgaaatcttttatcaataattagtactattatgtactttttgcaaagtagtttactaatttttgtagattcctaaaaactactatcaattatttcaaaaagttagtaaatattattacttttaggtatgaatacgtgacttattagtgaaagttaattaatttatggcgtacatctattaaaaagtaatgattggtcaaattaagaattgctatcttagatactgatttttccagcctaaaaattgcaaaagttactaatttttattttataaattcgatatcactgatcaattattagcttaaaatatcatttattcgttattgtaaattaatttattatatacatgaatcgaataagtggtcgataataaaatgaaaaattagtatactagatactgattttttactCCCAAAAATACTAAAAGTTTCTAactgttattttataaattctatcccattgaccaataattaatataaaatattatttattcgtaagtataaattaatttattatatacataaatcgaataagtggtaaatagtaaaatgacaaattagtatactagatactgattttttgctcataaaaataccgaaaatttgtaactcttattttataaattctatcccattgaccaataattaatataaaatattatttattcgtaagtataaattaatttattatatacataaatcgaataagtggtaaatagtaaaatgacaaattagtatactagatactgattttttgctcataaaaataccgaaaatttgtaactcttattttataaattctatcccattgaccaataattaatataaaatattatttattcgtaagtataaattaatttattatatacataaatcgaataagtggtaaatagtaaaatgacaaattagtatactagatactgattttttgctcataaaaataccgaaaatttgtaactcttattttataatttctatcccattgaccaataattaatataaaatattatttattcgtaagtataaatgaatttattatatacatgaATTGAATAAGTGGTCAATAGTAAGATGAAAAATTGGTatactagatactgatttttcttTAACGCCACACGACCTCTACTTTATGAATGCGATCGTCACTTGGATCTGTTTGTGTTTACGGTTGGCGgtctataaacaaat
This sequence is a window from Microplitis mediator isolate UGA2020A chromosome 3, iyMicMedi2.1, whole genome shotgun sequence. Protein-coding genes within it:
- the LOC130665302 gene encoding histone H1-like; amino-acid sequence: MTETSVSPAPVEEKTVAKVDSPKKAAPKARKPSAKPTHPSTADMVKTAIKTLGERGGSSLQAIKKYIAATYTEKTEY